A window of Leptotrichia wadei contains these coding sequences:
- a CDS encoding SDR family oxidoreductase: MAKIAVTGVTGHLGGIVSKLCKKNGIEVRNLARNVEKAKKMGFYNVFKSSYDKSEDTVKSLEGIDVLFMVSGSENPNRVQQHKDFIDAAKMAKVSHIIYLSFYNASKNSVFTLGRDHYATEECIKENGFKYTFLRDNFYADFFVNLCREYGEIKGPAGNGKVSVVVRSDVSEVVAKILENPTKWENQTLNMTGPEELTMNKIVKIVSEHFGKEIKYIDETVEEAYESRKIWKAEQWEYDSWVSTYTAIAQGEQSGISNDIEKVLGRKATSLSEYLKNL, translated from the coding sequence ATGGCTAAAATAGCAGTAACTGGAGTGACAGGACACTTAGGTGGAATTGTTTCAAAATTGTGTAAGAAAAATGGAATAGAAGTTAGAAACTTGGCTAGAAATGTGGAAAAAGCTAAAAAAATGGGATTTTATAATGTTTTTAAGTCGAGTTATGATAAATCAGAAGATACTGTGAAATCGCTAGAGGGAATTGATGTGCTTTTTATGGTGTCAGGTTCGGAAAATCCTAATCGTGTTCAACAGCATAAGGATTTTATTGATGCGGCTAAAATGGCAAAAGTTTCGCACATTATTTATCTTTCGTTTTACAATGCTTCAAAAAACTCTGTATTTACACTAGGAAGAGATCATTATGCGACTGAAGAGTGTATTAAGGAAAATGGATTCAAATATACATTTTTGAGAGACAATTTTTATGCAGATTTTTTTGTGAATTTGTGCAGAGAATACGGAGAAATAAAAGGACCTGCTGGGAACGGGAAAGTTTCAGTTGTGGTGCGTTCAGATGTTTCGGAAGTTGTTGCAAAAATTTTGGAAAATCCAACAAAATGGGAAAATCAGACTTTGAATATGACAGGGCCTGAGGAACTTACAATGAATAAAATTGTAAAAATTGTGAGTGAACATTTTGGTAAAGAAATTAAGTATATTGATGAAACTGTGGAAGAAGCTTATGAAAGCCGTAAAATTTGGAAAGCTGAACAGTGGGAATATGATTCTTGGGTTTCGACTTATACTGCGATTGCTCAAGGTGAACAATCTGGGATTTCTAATGACATTGAGAAGGTTTTAGGGCGTAAAGCTACTTCGCTTTCTGAGTATTTGAAGAACTTGTAA
- a CDS encoding HaeIII family restriction endonuclease — protein sequence MSSKSNNQGRAYEYIFLNVLFDEISKIREVWIEKNSSFSASEKAWETLSEEEKEIYKLSALTGVNTVLDLEPLILEKNNDTLNLKIQADDNGKKGDVRDIIIMRENINWEIGLSLKHNHFAVKHSRLSKKLDFGKKWYNISCSEEYWKKVKPIFDFLEEEKRKKTLWKEILNKDNDVYFPLLEAFKIEILKQNKEEIGLLENMLKYLLGKFDFYKVISIDTKRITRVQSYNLYGTLNQEGVHKKRKIEIPIVLLPNRIVSLDFKPGSLNTLELYLNNGWQFTFRIHNASSKVETSLKFDIQIVGMPTSIISIDSKWKM from the coding sequence ATGAGTAGTAAAAGCAATAATCAGGGAAGAGCATATGAATATATATTTTTAAATGTTTTATTTGATGAAATATCTAAAATTAGGGAAGTTTGGATTGAGAAGAATAGTAGTTTTTCAGCTTCTGAAAAAGCCTGGGAAACTTTATCAGAAGAAGAAAAAGAAATATATAAGTTAAGTGCTTTAACAGGAGTAAATACTGTTTTAGATTTAGAACCATTAATTCTTGAAAAAAATAATGATACATTGAATCTAAAAATTCAAGCTGATGATAACGGAAAAAAAGGGGATGTAAGGGATATAATAATTATGAGAGAAAATATTAATTGGGAAATAGGGTTAAGTTTAAAACATAATCATTTTGCTGTAAAGCACAGCAGATTATCTAAAAAATTAGATTTTGGAAAAAAATGGTACAATATTTCTTGTTCAGAAGAATACTGGAAAAAAGTGAAACCAATTTTTGATTTTTTAGAAGAAGAAAAAAGAAAGAAAACTCTTTGGAAAGAAATACTAAATAAAGATAACGATGTATATTTTCCATTGTTGGAAGCTTTTAAAATAGAAATTTTAAAACAAAATAAAGAAGAAATTGGATTATTAGAAAATATGTTAAAATACTTATTAGGAAAGTTTGATTTTTATAAAGTTATTAGTATCGATACTAAAAGAATTACAAGAGTGCAAAGTTATAACTTATATGGTACATTAAATCAAGAAGGAGTACATAAAAAAAGAAAAATAGAAATACCGATTGTTCTTTTACCGAATAGAATAGTTAGTCTGGATTTTAAACCAGGTAGTCTAAATACTTTGGAACTGTATTTAAATAATGGTTGGCAATTTACATTTAGAATACATAATGCTTCTTCTAAAGTGGAAACAAGTTTAAAATTTGATATTCAAATTGTAGGAATGCCAACTTCAATAATTTCAATAGATTCTAAATGGAAAATGTAA
- a CDS encoding LemA family protein, whose translation MNIVFVLIGILVILVLMAMGIYNKYIKLKNLNEEGWSGIGVYLQKRLDLIPNLVNTVKGYATHEKETLENVVKLRSQMMSIDTKDIDNIEKIQKLENEMTKTLRSIMMLQENYPDLKANENFLNLQSQLTQIETEIQSSRKYYNGTARDRNTFVETFPNNIFGGIFGFKKAEFFNAVEEAEKVPEVKF comes from the coding sequence ATGAATATTGTATTTGTTTTGATAGGGATTTTGGTAATTTTGGTTCTGATGGCAATGGGGATTTACAATAAATATATCAAATTGAAGAATTTGAATGAGGAAGGTTGGAGCGGAATAGGCGTATATTTGCAAAAAAGACTGGATTTAATACCAAATCTTGTGAATACTGTTAAAGGTTATGCAACACATGAAAAGGAAACGCTGGAAAATGTGGTAAAATTGAGAAGTCAGATGATGTCAATTGATACAAAGGATATTGATAATATTGAAAAAATTCAAAAACTTGAAAATGAAATGACAAAAACGTTAAGATCGATAATGATGCTACAGGAAAATTATCCAGACTTGAAGGCAAATGAAAACTTTTTGAACTTACAATCCCAATTAACTCAAATAGAAACAGAAATTCAAAGTTCAAGAAAATATTACAATGGAACAGCGAGAGATAGAAATACTTTTGTGGAAACTTTTCCAAATAATATTTTTGGAGGAATTTTTGGATTCAAAAAGGCTGAGTTCTTTAATGCTGTGGAAGAGGCGGAAAAAGTTCCAGAAGTTAAATTTTAA
- the leuS gene encoding leucine--tRNA ligase, translating to MIKEYNPNEIEKKWQDKWAQKDVFKSENKADGKENYYVLEMFAYPSGKLHVGHLRNYAIGDAIARYKKMKGFNVLHPFGWDSFGLPAENAAIDHGAHPGKWTKANIDNMRRQLKLMGLSYDWDREFSTYTPEYYKWNQKFFIEMYKKGLVYKKKSFVNWCPECNTVLANEQVEDGKCWRHSKTDVIQKELSQWYFKITDYAEELLQGHEELRGHWPEQVLTMQKNWIGKSIGSEVDFILDYKFENNGHTHLKLNDKGEVVISVFTTRPDTLYGVTYATVAPEHPLVEEVILKENPSIREKIEAMRNEDKIARTAEDKEKEGVFSGLYVINPVNGEKVQLWVANYVLMDYGTGAVMAVPAHDERDFQFAKKYNLDLKIVVNPVDKNGNLEEVSVEKLENALTVPGVLVNSEEFNGLNSNEAKEKITEKLEKIGFGKKTVNYRLHDWLISRQRYWGTPIPVIYDEDGNIYLEEEENLPVKLPTDIEFNGKGNPLETSEEFKNVILPNGKKGRRETDTMDTFVDSSWYYLRYLDSHNVEKPFEKADADAWTPVNQYIGGIEHAVMHLLYARFFHKSLRDLGYVDTNEPFKKLLTQGMVLGPSFYSQNERRYLFPREAEFKDGKAFSIETGEELVTKVEKMSKSKNNGVDPEEIVKEYGADSSRVFTLFAAPPEKELEWNMNGLAGAYRFINRLYLLVSGTAEFSDHNAKSENHYGVELKKRNQKDEEIQKKLHQTVKKVTESIEDDFHFNTAIAAVMELLNDMTTYKQEVIDKENISSESKKIWREVLEKTILLIAPFAPHVADELWAYLGNKTFTFEEEWPKYDEELTKDHTFNLVIQVNGKVRDMVSAQIGISKDDAEKLALESEKAKKFIDGKEIVKVIVVPNKLVNVVVKG from the coding sequence ATGATTAAGGAATATAATCCTAATGAAATTGAGAAAAAATGGCAAGACAAATGGGCCCAAAAAGATGTTTTTAAGTCTGAAAATAAAGCCGATGGGAAAGAGAATTATTATGTGCTTGAGATGTTTGCGTATCCGTCAGGGAAATTGCATGTTGGGCATTTGAGAAATTATGCGATTGGAGATGCGATTGCAAGATACAAGAAGATGAAAGGGTTTAATGTGCTGCATCCGTTTGGATGGGATAGTTTTGGGTTACCTGCGGAAAATGCGGCGATTGACCATGGGGCTCATCCTGGAAAATGGACTAAAGCGAACATTGACAATATGAGAAGACAGTTGAAACTTATGGGTCTTTCTTATGATTGGGATAGAGAATTTAGCACTTACACTCCAGAGTATTACAAATGGAATCAAAAATTCTTTATTGAAATGTATAAAAAAGGATTGGTTTACAAGAAAAAATCTTTTGTAAACTGGTGTCCTGAGTGTAATACGGTTTTGGCGAATGAACAAGTCGAAGATGGGAAATGCTGGAGACATAGTAAAACTGATGTTATTCAAAAGGAATTGTCGCAATGGTACTTTAAAATAACTGATTATGCTGAAGAATTGCTGCAAGGGCATGAAGAACTTAGAGGACATTGGCCTGAACAAGTATTGACTATGCAAAAAAACTGGATTGGAAAATCAATTGGGTCTGAAGTTGACTTTATTTTAGATTATAAATTTGAAAATAATGGACATACGCATTTGAAATTGAATGACAAGGGAGAAGTTGTAATCTCTGTATTTACGACAAGACCTGACACGCTTTATGGAGTTACTTATGCAACTGTTGCACCAGAACATCCGTTGGTTGAGGAAGTTATTTTAAAGGAAAATCCTAGCATTAGAGAAAAGATTGAAGCGATGAGAAATGAGGATAAAATCGCTCGTACAGCAGAAGATAAGGAAAAAGAAGGAGTATTTTCTGGACTTTATGTGATTAATCCTGTAAATGGAGAAAAAGTGCAATTGTGGGTTGCAAATTATGTGTTGATGGATTATGGGACAGGAGCTGTTATGGCGGTGCCTGCACACGATGAAAGAGATTTTCAATTTGCTAAGAAATATAACTTGGATTTGAAAATTGTTGTAAATCCTGTTGATAAAAATGGAAATTTAGAAGAAGTTTCTGTTGAAAAATTGGAAAATGCTTTAACAGTTCCAGGAGTATTGGTAAATTCAGAAGAATTTAACGGATTAAATAGTAATGAAGCAAAAGAAAAAATTACTGAAAAATTGGAAAAAATTGGATTTGGTAAGAAAACTGTAAATTATAGACTTCATGATTGGTTGATTAGTAGACAAAGATATTGGGGAACTCCAATTCCTGTGATTTATGATGAAGATGGGAATATTTACTTGGAAGAAGAAGAAAACTTGCCTGTGAAACTTCCTACTGATATTGAATTTAATGGGAAAGGGAATCCGCTTGAAACTTCGGAAGAGTTTAAGAATGTGATTTTGCCGAATGGGAAAAAAGGTAGAAGAGAAACTGATACGATGGATACTTTCGTTGACTCGTCTTGGTACTATTTGAGATATTTGGATTCTCACAATGTGGAAAAACCTTTTGAAAAAGCGGATGCAGATGCTTGGACACCTGTAAATCAATATATTGGTGGAATTGAACATGCGGTAATGCACTTGCTTTATGCTAGATTTTTCCATAAATCACTTAGAGATTTGGGATATGTTGATACAAATGAGCCGTTTAAAAAATTGTTGACGCAAGGAATGGTTTTAGGACCTTCATTCTATTCGCAAAATGAGAGAAGATATTTGTTCCCAAGAGAAGCTGAATTTAAAGATGGGAAAGCGTTTTCGATTGAAACAGGGGAAGAATTAGTTACAAAAGTAGAAAAAATGAGTAAATCGAAAAATAATGGAGTAGATCCTGAAGAAATCGTGAAAGAATACGGAGCTGACTCTTCAAGAGTGTTTACATTGTTTGCTGCACCGCCTGAAAAAGAATTGGAATGGAATATGAATGGACTTGCAGGAGCATACAGATTTATAAATAGATTGTATTTGTTAGTTTCTGGAACTGCAGAATTTTCTGACCATAATGCGAAATCAGAAAATCATTATGGAGTTGAATTGAAAAAGAGAAATCAAAAAGATGAAGAAATTCAAAAGAAATTGCATCAAACAGTTAAAAAAGTTACAGAAAGTATCGAAGATGATTTCCATTTCAATACCGCAATTGCAGCTGTTATGGAATTGTTGAATGATATGACGACTTACAAGCAAGAAGTGATTGACAAAGAAAATATTTCTTCAGAAAGTAAAAAAATATGGCGTGAAGTATTGGAAAAAACAATCTTGTTAATCGCACCGTTTGCACCGCATGTAGCTGATGAATTGTGGGCTTATTTAGGAAATAAAACATTTACTTTTGAAGAAGAATGGCCAAAATATGACGAAGAATTGACAAAAGACCATACTTTCAATTTAGTAATCCAAGTAAACGGAAAAGTGAGAGATATGGTTTCGGCTCAAATCGGAATTTCAAAAGATGACGCTGAAAAACTTGCGCTGGAATCAGAAAAGGCTAAGAAATTTATTGATGGGAAAGAAATTGTGAAAGTGATTGTTGTACCTAATAAATTGGTTAATGTTGTTGTGAAAGGGTAG
- a CDS encoding DUF2339 domain-containing protein has product MIDKLKELENLENKYKEIRKINSEIESIIANIKNEAGISREKELLEENERLSKDLKAFHEKMKDREEEIGRLKNSNAVLIEELKEAKKIRRNGEIDKFQNILAEKINVELESGVTRRLSNYAEEMKRKVKILERNLDGEFSDEADSLRDELKKINEKIGDFLEKSNRKTFENKVFLQEESSVFHNKIKEEVTLKEGEFLFEREKKRFVFEKLIGLKGFNFLGIISIFLGVFLVFRTQFAKILANNYVKSSASYLLGMFFLFAGEKFYQKNKKHFAVGLIGGGIGILYLTTLLSTLYLKLYPMTAGLFISVILTGLVVILSLRYDSQIIGVLSLIGGYLPYGAYIWVNKSNVQIYYVLAYSLILQGIVLGVSWKKDWIYSKIFGFVTGIVNMMGLIYYLNYSVHDKITAFFYIVIFTTAYSFIFLNSHKKENRQSNIIDYIFLSLNLIIKFSLIYSLFDKTTPSWLKVVLVGTVGIIYGFFGDRLKDNKVAKIFYIVALGSFILIIPLIVPEKFVVIAWGAETALLYFFYRKYKNKEMRYGTIAIYLVSLVSNLIVREEKYLLVYIQDLMIISFSFVLYFLIKQKSYKTEVRILNGIFKYLIFAYSIFFINKVVFDVVTSFEAINYGKDVLFGVLFSLFILRTVTYKIKKLQDSFSLKFLVIIEIIYLLFINMINFILYISGWSWNVQEEKIPISYLLSLILLIFVNLYLFIVAKNDIHLCFFRKNEKKPLWILGESIYFLCVANIILRIYEHSGVLILGAGLALDIVGLLLCGYLVWKGFRVPNRNVRRIGLGIGIFFVAKSFLWDFLRFDNSYKLIAYFSMGAILIGTSYIYQTALKKLEQEVKESLSDKDFGKGEKNEENK; this is encoded by the coding sequence ATGATTGACAAACTAAAAGAATTGGAAAATCTTGAGAATAAGTATAAGGAAATTCGGAAAATAAATTCAGAGATAGAATCAATAATTGCAAATATAAAAAATGAGGCTGGAATAAGCAGGGAAAAGGAACTTTTGGAAGAGAATGAAAGGCTATCAAAAGATTTAAAGGCATTTCATGAAAAGATGAAAGATAGGGAAGAGGAAATTGGAAGGCTTAAAAATAGTAATGCAGTGCTTATTGAGGAATTGAAGGAAGCTAAAAAGATTAGGAGAAATGGTGAGATTGATAAGTTTCAGAATATTTTGGCTGAAAAGATAAATGTGGAATTGGAAAGTGGAGTGACTAGAAGACTTTCTAATTATGCAGAGGAAATGAAGAGAAAAGTCAAAATACTGGAAAGAAATCTTGATGGCGAATTTTCAGATGAAGCTGATTCTTTAAGAGATGAGCTAAAAAAAATTAATGAAAAAATTGGTGATTTTTTAGAGAAAAGTAATAGGAAAACTTTTGAAAATAAGGTATTTCTACAAGAGGAATCTTCGGTGTTTCATAATAAGATAAAGGAAGAAGTGACTTTGAAGGAAGGAGAATTTCTTTTTGAAAGAGAGAAAAAAAGATTTGTATTTGAAAAACTTATTGGTTTGAAGGGTTTTAACTTTTTAGGGATAATATCAATCTTTTTGGGAGTTTTTTTGGTATTTCGGACACAGTTTGCAAAAATTTTGGCAAATAATTATGTGAAAAGTTCGGCTTCGTATTTGCTTGGGATGTTTTTTCTTTTTGCTGGAGAAAAATTTTATCAGAAAAATAAGAAGCATTTTGCAGTTGGGCTGATTGGTGGTGGAATTGGGATTCTTTATTTGACTACACTTCTTTCCACGCTTTATCTCAAACTTTATCCAATGACAGCGGGACTTTTTATATCGGTAATACTGACAGGGCTGGTTGTGATTCTTTCATTGCGATATGATAGCCAGATAATTGGAGTATTGTCGCTGATTGGTGGATATTTGCCTTACGGAGCGTATATTTGGGTGAATAAGAGCAATGTTCAGATTTATTATGTTTTGGCATATTCTTTGATTTTGCAGGGAATTGTGCTTGGAGTTTCTTGGAAAAAGGACTGGATATACAGCAAGATTTTTGGATTTGTTACGGGTATAGTAAATATGATGGGGCTGATTTATTACTTAAATTACAGTGTTCATGATAAGATCACGGCATTTTTCTACATCGTAATTTTTACAACAGCATACAGTTTCATTTTCCTAAATTCACACAAGAAAGAAAACCGTCAAAGCAATATAATCGACTACATATTTCTAAGTTTAAATCTAATTATAAAATTTTCATTGATTTACAGCCTGTTTGACAAGACAACGCCAAGTTGGCTAAAAGTGGTATTAGTCGGAACAGTCGGAATAATTTACGGATTTTTTGGCGACAGGCTCAAGGACAACAAAGTTGCAAAAATCTTTTATATCGTGGCATTAGGAAGTTTTATCCTGATTATCCCGTTAATTGTGCCAGAAAAATTTGTTGTGATTGCATGGGGTGCTGAAACTGCACTATTATATTTCTTTTATAGAAAATATAAAAATAAGGAAATGCGATATGGAACGATTGCGATTTATCTAGTTTCGCTAGTGAGTAATTTAATTGTGCGGGAAGAAAAATATTTGCTTGTGTATATTCAGGATTTGATGATTATATCTTTTTCATTTGTGCTTTATTTCCTGATAAAACAAAAAAGTTATAAGACAGAAGTTAGGATTTTAAATGGAATATTTAAATATCTGATTTTTGCATATTCAATATTTTTTATAAATAAAGTTGTTTTTGATGTAGTCACTTCATTTGAAGCGATAAATTATGGTAAAGATGTATTGTTTGGCGTATTATTTTCACTTTTTATTTTAAGAACGGTAACGTATAAAATAAAGAAATTGCAGGATAGTTTTAGCTTGAAATTTTTAGTAATAATTGAAATAATTTATTTACTATTCATAAATATGATTAATTTTATCTTATATATTTCTGGTTGGAGCTGGAATGTACAAGAAGAGAAAATACCAATAAGTTATCTACTATCTTTAATTTTATTAATTTTTGTAAATCTTTATTTGTTTATTGTGGCTAAAAATGATATTCATTTATGCTTTTTCAGAAAAAATGAGAAAAAACCATTGTGGATACTTGGAGAATCAATATATTTCCTTTGTGTAGCAAATATTATTTTACGAATATATGAACATTCAGGTGTATTAATTTTAGGAGCTGGACTAGCTTTGGATATAGTTGGGCTGCTACTATGTGGATATTTAGTCTGGAAAGGATTTAGAGTGCCAAATAGAAATGTTAGAAGAATTGGGCTTGGAATAGGAATATTTTTTGTGGCAAAAAGTTTTTTATGGGATTTCTTACGATTTGATAATTCCTATAAGTTGATTGCTTACTTTAGTATGGGGGCTATTTTGATTGGAACTTCTTATATTTATCAGACGGCTTTGAAGAAATTGGAGCAGGAAGTGAAAGAGAGTTTGAGTGACAAGGATTTTGGAAAAGGTGAGAAAAATGAAGAAAATAAATAA
- a CDS encoding DEAD/DEAH box helicase produces the protein MDTYNMLKKEIRRYIYDQKWQQFTKIQDHSIKLYSESEDNLILIAPTASGKTEAAFLPAINSIENWEEGIKIVYISPLIALINDQFNRISELCKYMEITVTRWHGEASQSKKRDILKNPKGILLITPESLEALFVTKSDRVRKLFYNVENIIVDEIHSFIGSNRGIQLKSLLERMSLYIKNNNPRMIGMSATVSEENYLDLKEIFQNKRITKIIRDKGKNELKIDCNFYSNEIAALNKIYEYSKTETMLVFPNTRQKVEMIAANLKKKSQKEKKYISYFSHHASVSKNIRTMVENFAKESNKNLFTICCTSTLELGIDIGAVDSIVQYNAPHSVSSLAQRLGRSGRRTGINNLHFISDEKWDLLQGLSAISIYKKGKVDKIDVVKKPYDVMAHQILSLIVEKSEINLSEFKKIIQKYQTWKNIEYEEFSNICNHLLKEKYIEILDNSIIAGVNLEKLLKKAEFYTQFKVEEMYSVYNNQSKIGELPLDIRLNVNDNIYLAAGIWKIKKVEEEIKKIFVEKAKDGKPPMFLGEVGEITDELRKEMKKILFNSKTWGNYSEDIRKGLEVISKSIILKQKIYFYLEKNKKSIKTFRSTKIDRTLMILLLIFLNLKDFRELNDMILSNSQVIEESISEIAINGIDREKIEDFLEKDIEKSIELGKINIVDGYLSSNKYMFLVPNNLKIKYFIDNKLDIEGIEDFLDIKK, from the coding sequence ATGGACACTTATAATATGTTAAAAAAAGAAATCAGAAGATATATCTATGATCAAAAATGGCAGCAATTTACTAAAATACAAGATCATTCTATAAAACTTTATAGTGAAAGCGAAGATAATTTAATTTTAATTGCACCTACGGCCTCAGGAAAAACAGAAGCAGCTTTTTTACCTGCAATTAATAGTATTGAAAATTGGGAAGAAGGTATTAAGATAGTTTATATCTCACCATTAATTGCATTAATTAATGATCAATTTAATCGGATTTCAGAATTATGTAAATATATGGAAATAACTGTTACTAGATGGCATGGAGAAGCTTCTCAAAGTAAAAAGAGAGATATCTTAAAGAATCCCAAGGGGATATTGTTAATAACTCCTGAAAGTCTGGAAGCATTATTTGTAACAAAATCAGATAGAGTGAGGAAATTATTTTACAATGTTGAAAATATAATTGTAGATGAGATTCATAGTTTTATTGGTTCTAATCGAGGAATTCAACTTAAATCTTTACTTGAAAGAATGAGCCTGTATATAAAAAATAATAATCCTAGGATGATAGGAATGTCTGCAACGGTATCAGAAGAAAATTACTTAGATTTAAAAGAAATATTTCAAAATAAAAGAATAACAAAAATTATTAGAGATAAAGGGAAAAATGAATTAAAAATAGATTGTAATTTTTATTCTAATGAAATTGCAGCATTAAATAAGATTTATGAATATTCTAAAACTGAAACAATGTTAGTTTTTCCAAATACAAGACAAAAAGTTGAAATGATAGCAGCTAATCTAAAGAAAAAATCTCAAAAAGAAAAAAAATATATAAGTTATTTTTCTCACCATGCTTCAGTAAGCAAAAACATCAGGACAATGGTAGAAAATTTTGCTAAAGAATCTAATAAAAATTTATTTACAATATGTTGTACATCAACACTTGAATTAGGGATAGATATAGGAGCAGTTGATAGCATAGTTCAATACAATGCTCCTCATTCTGTATCATCCTTAGCTCAAAGATTAGGTAGAAGTGGCAGAAGAACAGGAATAAATAATTTACATTTTATTTCAGATGAAAAATGGGATTTATTACAAGGATTATCAGCGATTTCAATTTATAAAAAAGGAAAAGTTGACAAAATAGATGTTGTGAAGAAGCCTTATGATGTAATGGCTCATCAAATATTATCTTTAATAGTTGAAAAGAGTGAAATAAATTTATCAGAGTTTAAAAAAATTATTCAAAAATATCAAACTTGGAAAAATATTGAATATGAAGAGTTTTCAAATATTTGTAATCATCTTTTAAAAGAGAAATATATTGAAATATTGGATAATAGCATCATTGCAGGAGTTAATCTTGAAAAATTATTAAAAAAAGCAGAGTTTTATACTCAATTTAAAGTAGAAGAGATGTATTCAGTATATAATAATCAAAGTAAAATAGGTGAGTTACCATTAGATATAAGATTAAATGTAAATGATAATATATATTTAGCTGCTGGAATTTGGAAAATAAAAAAAGTAGAAGAAGAAATAAAAAAAATATTTGTAGAAAAAGCAAAAGACGGAAAACCTCCCATGTTTTTGGGAGAAGTTGGAGAAATTACTGATGAATTAAGAAAAGAAATGAAAAAAATTTTATTTAATAGTAAAACATGGGGAAATTATTCTGAAGATATAAGAAAAGGTCTAGAAGTTATTTCTAAAAGTATTATTTTAAAACAAAAGATATATTTTTATTTAGAAAAAAATAAAAAATCAATAAAAACATTTAGAAGTACGAAAATAGATAGAACATTGATGATATTATTGTTGATATTTTTAAATTTAAAAGATTTTAGAGAATTAAATGATATGATTTTATCAAATAGTCAAGTTATAGAAGAAAGTATAAGTGAAATTGCAATAAATGGAATAGATAGGGAAAAAATAGAAGATTTTCTTGAAAAAGATATAGAAAAATCTATAGAATTAGGAAAAATAAATATAGTAGATGGTTATTTAAGTTCAAATAAATATATGTTTTTAGTACCTAATAATTTAAAAATTAAATATTTTATAGACAATAAACTTGATATAGAAGGAATAGAGGATTTCTTAGATATTAAAAAGTAA
- a CDS encoding DNA cytosine methyltransferase — MNLISLFSGAGGLDLGFEKAGFDILAANEYDKTIWETYEKNHKAHLIKKDIAKVSLDEFPNNIEGIIGGPPCQSWSVGGSLRGIDDPRGKLFYEYIRILKDKKPLFFLAENVSGMMAKRHNKAVKEIIGKFEKIGYNVQIFQVNASDYGVAQDRKRVFYIGFKKELEVNFEFPKPYDFKLTLKDVIYDLKETPIKALEKNKANKEKCIYPNHEYYLGSYSTIFMSRNRVRQWDEQAFTVQASGRQCQLHPQAPVMPKIEKDKNIFAKGYEHLYRRLTVRECARIQGFPDDFLFYYDNINDGYKMIGNAVPINLAYEIAKKIREVLEKKERSKINE; from the coding sequence ATGAATTTGATAAGCCTTTTTTCAGGAGCTGGAGGTTTAGATTTAGGATTTGAAAAAGCAGGATTTGATATTTTAGCAGCTAATGAGTATGATAAGACAATATGGGAGACATACGAAAAAAATCATAAAGCACATTTGATAAAAAAAGATATTGCAAAAGTTTCTTTAGATGAATTTCCTAACAATATAGAAGGAATTATAGGAGGACCGCCTTGTCAATCTTGGAGTGTGGGAGGTTCATTAAGAGGAATTGATGACCCTAGAGGAAAACTGTTTTACGAATATATACGAATTTTAAAAGATAAAAAGCCATTATTTTTTTTAGCAGAAAATGTAAGTGGAATGATGGCAAAAAGGCATAATAAAGCAGTTAAGGAAATAATAGGAAAATTTGAAAAAATAGGATATAATGTTCAAATATTTCAAGTAAATGCTAGTGATTATGGGGTGGCACAGGATAGAAAAAGGGTTTTTTATATTGGATTCAAAAAAGAATTAGAAGTAAATTTTGAATTTCCGAAACCTTATGATTTTAAATTGACTTTAAAGGATGTAATATATGATTTAAAAGAAACGCCAATAAAAGCCTTGGAAAAAAATAAAGCGAATAAGGAAAAATGTATTTATCCTAATCATGAATATTATTTAGGATCATATTCTACAATTTTTATGAGTAGAAATAGGGTGCGGCAATGGGATGAACAAGCTTTTACTGTTCAAGCTTCCGGAAGACAATGTCAATTACATCCACAAGCACCTGTAATGCCTAAAATAGAGAAAGATAAAAATATTTTTGCTAAAGGCTACGAACACTTGTATAGAAGATTGACAGTTAGAGAGTGTGCTAGGATACAAGGATTTCCAGATGATTTTTTATTTTATTATGATAATATAAATGATGGTTATAAAATGATTGGAAATGCTGTACCTATTAATCTTGCTTATGAAATTGCTAAAAAGATAAGAGAAGTATTGGAAAAGAAAGAGAGAAGTAAAATTAATGAGTAG